A genomic region of Leptolyngbya sp. NIES-2104 contains the following coding sequences:
- the lgt gene encoding prolipoprotein diacylglyceryl transferase: MLADAVLAFQFTSPGRGIELGPLSIRWYGVLIASAVLIGVNLSQYLASRRQVNPELLSDLAIWLVLAAIPSARLYYVIFQWRDYASNPGSIIAIWQGGIAIHGAILGGAIAALIFARLKRISFWQLADLVAPSLILGQAIGRWGNFFNSEAFGSPTDLPWKLFIPPDRRPIGLENVAYYHPTFLYESLWNLGVFAVLMFLFFKRPRLKVGTLFLTYMVAYSAGRFWIEGLRTDSLMLGFLRMAQVVSLTGIVLGAIGLIWLYGFRRSLPDVVPDPNPDSQPSR; this comes from the coding sequence TTGTCGATTCGATGGTATGGCGTTCTGATCGCTTCGGCGGTTCTGATCGGGGTGAATTTGTCTCAGTATTTGGCATCCCGGCGGCAGGTGAATCCGGAGTTGCTTAGCGATTTGGCGATTTGGCTCGTATTAGCAGCGATTCCGAGTGCGCGACTGTACTACGTGATCTTTCAGTGGCGTGATTATGCATCGAATCCAGGATCAATTATTGCGATCTGGCAAGGTGGAATTGCGATTCATGGCGCAATTCTTGGAGGTGCGATCGCGGCTCTGATTTTTGCCCGATTAAAGCGAATTTCATTTTGGCAATTAGCGGATCTGGTGGCTCCGTCGCTGATTTTGGGACAAGCGATCGGGCGTTGGGGAAATTTCTTTAATTCCGAAGCGTTCGGCAGTCCGACTGATTTACCGTGGAAGCTGTTTATTCCACCGGATCGCCGCCCGATCGGTTTAGAAAATGTCGCTTATTATCACCCAACGTTTTTGTATGAATCGCTGTGGAATTTGGGTGTATTTGCAGTCTTGATGTTTCTTTTCTTCAAACGTCCTCGATTGAAAGTTGGAACGCTGTTTTTAACTTACATGGTGGCATACAGTGCAGGACGATTCTGGATCGAGGGATTGAGAACAGATAGCTTGATGCTGGGCTTTTTGAGAATGGCTCAGGTCGTGAGTTTGACCGGAATTGTATTGGGTGCGATCGGTTTAATTTGGCTATATGGATTTCGACGATCGCTGCCCGATGTGGTGCCTGATCCAAATCCCGATTCGCAGCCGTCTCGATAA
- a CDS encoding DUF1565 domain-containing protein — MNNCPFFSSVFAVFSVSGLVIAAFPVVANQIPEQVVSSAGSVIYVNPAIGNDNASGQAQSPLRTLTIALDRAMPNSTIVLSPGTYSVETGEVFPIQLKPTITVQGDPRDRGQSVIIRGGDVFLSRTFARQNVTILGANNATLTGVTVTNPNPQGYGLWTESSSPLVVANTFTGSSHDGASIVGNSAPVFRNNYFYQNGANGITIFGSSRPEIQENIFERTGFGVNIAQNATPRLVGNRITQNKDGIVIQGNAQPVLRNNVIDGNDRDGIVSIAQSRPDLGTSADPGNNTFLGNRQFDINARRSSQILPAFGNQLSARTIGRLDLSGIASTPVMPANVASSTVTARLSPIAINPSSRISRPLPRPNAPTAGGVEIPVPAPMTDSVPVPMTASVPVRRMARPAFPRPNAPSPIIPLGERTPFPVAQSRPIPIAQSRPMPTLQINAISTAPIPVQVPQAAPRRMTPSGILPVPRVTPPIGNTQGTSVRVWRGGSAGVSQAASLGFRFRVIVRADSDLEQSQVRSITPDAFSLRGRGVMQAGAFRDRTEADELLQVLVNQGLQASIEQI, encoded by the coding sequence GTGAACAACTGCCCTTTCTTTTCCTCCGTATTCGCTGTATTCAGTGTATCGGGACTCGTGATCGCTGCATTTCCGGTCGTGGCAAATCAGATTCCGGAGCAGGTCGTGTCGTCGGCTGGTTCGGTGATTTACGTCAATCCCGCGATCGGAAACGATAACGCCTCTGGTCAAGCGCAATCTCCGCTCAGAACGCTAACGATCGCGCTTGATCGCGCCATGCCCAATTCCACGATCGTCCTTTCTCCCGGAACCTACAGTGTTGAAACCGGAGAAGTGTTTCCAATCCAACTAAAGCCGACGATCACGGTGCAAGGTGATCCACGTGATCGCGGGCAAAGTGTGATTATCCGGGGGGGCGATGTGTTCTTAAGTCGAACCTTCGCCCGGCAGAATGTAACGATTCTGGGTGCAAATAATGCAACACTGACCGGAGTCACAGTCACAAATCCGAATCCTCAAGGGTACGGACTGTGGACAGAATCAAGCAGCCCGCTGGTCGTGGCGAATACGTTTACCGGAAGCAGTCACGATGGCGCTTCGATCGTGGGAAACAGCGCTCCCGTTTTCAGAAATAATTATTTCTATCAAAACGGCGCAAACGGCATCACGATTTTCGGTTCATCTCGCCCTGAGATTCAGGAAAACATTTTCGAGCGAACCGGATTCGGCGTGAATATTGCTCAGAATGCCACTCCGAGACTCGTAGGCAATCGCATCACGCAGAACAAAGACGGGATTGTGATTCAGGGAAATGCTCAGCCTGTTTTACGCAACAACGTAATCGATGGAAACGATCGCGATGGCATTGTGTCGATCGCTCAATCTCGCCCGGATTTGGGAACTTCCGCTGACCCAGGAAACAATACGTTTTTGGGCAATCGGCAATTTGACATCAACGCTCGAAGAAGTTCGCAGATTCTTCCAGCTTTTGGGAATCAACTTTCAGCCCGAACGATCGGACGATTGGATCTTTCTGGAATTGCCTCGACTCCAGTAATGCCCGCGAATGTCGCTTCCTCAACGGTAACGGCACGACTTAGCCCAATTGCAATTAATCCCAGTTCTCGAATCAGTCGCCCTCTGCCTCGTCCGAATGCTCCCACAGCGGGTGGCGTTGAAATTCCTGTTCCGGCTCCGATGACTGATTCAGTTCCGGTTCCGATGACCGCTTCAGTTCCGGTTCGTCGAATGGCGCGACCTGCATTCCCTCGTCCAAATGCCCCCTCACCAATTATTCCACTGGGTGAGCGTACGCCGTTTCCGGTGGCTCAATCTCGTCCAATACCCATTGCCCAATCGCGCCCGATGCCAACGTTACAGATCAACGCGATTTCGACGGCTCCGATTCCGGTACAGGTTCCTCAAGCGGCTCCTCGTCGGATGACACCTTCTGGAATTTTGCCAGTTCCTCGTGTCACACCGCCGATCGGGAATACGCAAGGAACATCGGTTCGGGTTTGGCGTGGAGGATCGGCTGGGGTCAGTCAGGCTGCGAGTTTAGGATTTCGATTTCGGGTGATTGTGAGAGCCGATTCGGATTTGGAACAGTCACAAGTGCGATCGATCACTCCGGATGCATTTTCGCTGCGAGGACGCGGTGTGATGCAGGCGGGAGCATTTCGCGATCGTACGGAAGCGGATGAACTGTTACAGGTTTTGGTCAATCAGGGATTGCAGGCATCGATAGAACAAATTTGA
- a CDS encoding thiamine phosphate synthase, protein MQPALYRILDANLDRAREGLRVIEEWCRFGLEEVALTEQCKHWRQELAQWHHPDLRSARNTPDDPGTALTHPQEAIRSSIEQVLQANFARVEEALRVLEEYGKVYRSEMASAVKQMRYEVYTLESRLLSIHRRQRLESARLYLVTSPSDDLFTTVEAALKGGLTLVQYRDKEADDLVRLRNAEKLRQLCRSYDALFIINDRVDLALAVDADGVHLGQDDLPLEWARRMLGQHKIIGRSTHNPEQLESAIAQGADYVGVGPVYETPTKEGRPAAGLDYVRHAAQHCSIPWYAIGGIDIQNVHEVLNAGAERVSVVRAIMRSDQPTYATQFFVAQLDQKRRFQTHSLSDPWEG, encoded by the coding sequence ATGCAGCCAGCACTGTACCGGATTTTAGATGCCAACCTCGATCGCGCTCGTGAGGGCTTACGAGTGATTGAGGAATGGTGTCGTTTCGGCTTGGAAGAGGTCGCTTTAACCGAACAGTGCAAACACTGGCGACAAGAACTAGCTCAGTGGCATCATCCAGACCTGCGATCGGCTCGAAATACACCCGATGACCCCGGAACAGCGTTAACTCATCCGCAAGAAGCCATTCGGAGCAGCATCGAACAGGTTCTACAAGCGAATTTTGCCCGTGTGGAAGAAGCGCTTCGAGTCCTAGAAGAATACGGAAAAGTTTATCGATCGGAGATGGCAAGCGCGGTTAAACAAATGCGCTACGAGGTTTACACGTTAGAAAGTCGATTGCTCTCGATCCATCGCCGTCAACGGCTCGAATCGGCAAGGCTTTATCTCGTGACATCGCCGTCTGATGATTTATTCACCACAGTTGAAGCCGCTCTTAAAGGCGGACTCACTTTAGTGCAATATCGCGATAAAGAAGCGGATGACCTGGTGAGATTGCGGAATGCGGAGAAACTGCGCCAGTTGTGTCGATCGTATGATGCGCTGTTTATTATCAACGATCGAGTTGATTTAGCGTTGGCGGTCGATGCGGATGGAGTTCATCTCGGACAAGATGATTTGCCGCTAGAGTGGGCGCGTCGGATGTTGGGTCAGCACAAGATTATCGGTCGATCGACGCACAACCCAGAGCAATTAGAAAGCGCGATCGCGCAGGGAGCCGATTACGTTGGAGTGGGTCCGGTTTACGAAACGCCGACGAAAGAAGGCAGACCTGCGGCAGGATTGGACTACGTGCGTCATGCTGCCCAGCATTGTTCGATTCCCTGGTATGCGATCGGCGGAATTGATATTCAGAACGTTCATGAAGTGCTGAATGCAGGAGCGGAACGGGTTTCAGTCGTTCGGGCGATTATGCGATCGGATCAACCGACGTACGCGACTCAGTTTTTTGTCGCTCAATTGGATCAGAAGCGGCGATTTCAAACCCACTCTCTGAGCGATCCGTGGGAGGGATGA
- the thiS gene encoding sulfur carrier protein ThiS: MMITLEVNGETRTCESTLTLPKFLESLGMNPRLVAVEYNGEILHRQFWDETEVKNGDRLEIVTIVGGG, from the coding sequence ATGATGATTACATTAGAAGTGAACGGTGAAACTCGAACTTGTGAATCGACGTTAACCTTACCGAAATTTCTCGAATCGTTAGGGATGAATCCGCGATTAGTTGCAGTCGAGTACAACGGCGAGATTTTGCATCGGCAATTTTGGGACGAAACCGAAGTGAAAAATGGCGATCGATTAGAAATTGTGACGATCGTCGGTGGAGGATAG
- a CDS encoding DUF1517 domain-containing protein codes for MKISKLFKTLIRPVIAIALVLTLAFGHADGALAASGGRIGGGSFRAPARTYSPPSRTYAPPRGGGYYPGGGGGFFPFVYFPFFGVGGGFGGLFSLLILISLASFVVNTFRRSNSDGDELDYSTPAVSVAKVQVGLLAQARELKADLDRIGERANTETAEGLAQVLQEVSLALLRNPQYWVYGNAESHQARLEAAGAEFNRLALSERSKFNAETFSNVNNQLKQASSSALTVAEKGGALAESSGEYIIVTVLVGTQGKLQLPTINSVEDLRRSLSQLGSVSSEQLLALEVLWTPQAEGDVLTRDDVVAEYPNLKMV; via the coding sequence ATGAAGATTTCAAAACTGTTTAAAACTTTAATCCGTCCGGTCATCGCGATCGCACTTGTGCTGACTCTGGCATTTGGTCACGCAGATGGCGCATTGGCTGCTAGTGGTGGACGCATCGGAGGCGGATCATTCCGGGCACCCGCTCGTACCTATTCACCTCCTAGCCGTACTTATGCTCCCCCTAGAGGCGGCGGCTACTATCCCGGTGGTGGCGGTGGGTTCTTCCCCTTCGTCTACTTTCCGTTCTTTGGAGTCGGTGGCGGATTTGGCGGACTCTTTTCACTGCTGATTTTGATCTCGCTTGCTAGCTTTGTCGTGAATACCTTCCGACGCTCGAATAGCGATGGCGACGAACTCGACTACAGCACTCCCGCGGTGTCGGTCGCTAAAGTTCAAGTTGGATTGTTGGCACAAGCGCGGGAACTGAAAGCTGATCTCGATCGTATCGGTGAACGGGCGAATACAGAGACTGCTGAAGGATTAGCTCAAGTGCTTCAGGAAGTGTCGTTAGCGCTGTTACGCAACCCGCAGTATTGGGTGTACGGAAACGCAGAATCGCATCAAGCGCGATTAGAAGCTGCAGGTGCAGAATTCAATCGATTGGCATTGTCTGAGCGTAGCAAATTCAATGCTGAAACCTTCTCGAACGTGAATAACCAATTGAAGCAAGCCTCGTCGAGTGCATTGACGGTGGCAGAGAAAGGAGGCGCACTGGCAGAAAGTTCCGGTGAATATATTATCGTCACTGTGCTAGTGGGAACTCAAGGCAAATTGCAGTTACCGACGATTAATAGTGTTGAAGATTTACGTCGATCGCTGAGTCAATTGGGTAGCGTTTCGAGTGAGCAGCTTCTCGCACTCGAAGTGTTATGGACTCCGCAGGCTGAAGGCGATGTTCTGACGCGTGATGATGTCGTTGCTGAATATCCAAACCTGAAAATGGTTTAG
- a CDS encoding GAF domain-containing sensor histidine kinase: MTRFPNLRQTSSWAVFNQVGSLLQEVVGVDAIVQTEADFPRLHGRFVLVVSSDFSALLLGSLINTEQCSLELTFSPDAIADFCRVIDRAPDFELKENQSDRQSEFTLKLIELLSQSPIESAHQIEQERLLSQLTTLIRHSLNLPVILETAVHQVRDFLQADRLIIYQFNFPAPSCAIDHDLSSFREVTHNLDGITYESRSSDQIPSILNVVSEYISPKQLQTRPQESQTWTNGRKSSEASTMTSLLKQSPNDVQAELVTPIVVQEELWGLLIVHQCQSPRQWNDREKILLQRIAEHLAIAIYQAKLYSELQQQKSTLEQQIIDRTQDLRDTLIAAQSANRTKSEFLATMSHELRSPLTTIIGMASTLLRSLETNYKIAPQKQQEYLQTIQERGEHLLALINDILDLSEVEAGRMFLRIQKFSLAELVEQTIQMLQEKADSKQVALILELLPDRSQNFTFQADPQRVQQICLNLLSNAIKFTPAQGRVIMRVRVSGETAILQVEDTGIGIPNHQRSFLFQKFQQLDASYHRKYEGTGLGLALTKQLVELHGGSIEVDSTVGVGSKFTVFLPTQTISAIEHARQD; encoded by the coding sequence ATGACTCGCTTCCCGAACCTGCGTCAAACTTCTTCATGGGCTGTGTTTAACCAAGTCGGAAGCTTGCTTCAAGAAGTGGTTGGCGTAGACGCGATCGTGCAGACCGAAGCCGATTTCCCGCGGCTTCACGGGCGGTTTGTCCTGGTTGTTTCTTCTGACTTTAGTGCACTGCTGCTAGGAAGTTTGATCAATACCGAGCAGTGCAGTCTAGAACTCACTTTTTCTCCAGATGCGATCGCTGATTTTTGCCGAGTGATTGATCGCGCTCCTGATTTTGAATTGAAGGAAAATCAAAGCGATCGACAAAGTGAATTCACGCTGAAATTGATCGAACTTCTGTCACAGTCTCCGATCGAATCAGCGCATCAGATTGAACAAGAACGGCTTTTAAGTCAACTCACAACCTTGATTCGACACAGTTTAAATCTGCCTGTGATTCTCGAAACCGCAGTTCATCAGGTGCGAGATTTTTTGCAAGCCGATCGACTGATTATTTATCAATTTAATTTTCCGGCTCCGTCTTGTGCGATCGATCATGATCTTTCATCTTTCAGAGAAGTCACTCACAATCTCGATGGCATTACTTATGAATCTCGCAGCAGCGATCAGATTCCGTCGATTCTCAATGTCGTGAGCGAATACATCAGCCCAAAACAGTTGCAGACAAGACCCCAAGAATCGCAGACTTGGACGAACGGGCGAAAATCTTCTGAAGCATCCACCATGACTTCGCTGTTAAAACAATCTCCAAACGATGTGCAAGCAGAATTAGTCACACCGATCGTGGTGCAAGAGGAACTTTGGGGCTTGCTGATTGTGCATCAGTGCCAGTCACCGCGCCAATGGAACGATCGAGAAAAAATCTTGCTCCAGCGCATTGCAGAACATTTAGCGATCGCAATTTATCAAGCAAAACTCTACAGCGAACTTCAGCAGCAAAAAAGCACACTAGAGCAGCAAATTATCGATCGCACACAAGATCTTCGAGATACGCTGATCGCTGCCCAGTCCGCAAACCGCACCAAGTCCGAATTTTTAGCAACCATGAGCCACGAATTACGATCGCCGTTAACGACGATTATCGGTATGGCTTCGACTTTATTGCGATCGCTAGAAACCAACTATAAGATCGCTCCTCAGAAGCAGCAGGAATATCTCCAAACGATTCAGGAGCGAGGAGAACATCTACTAGCGCTCATTAATGACATTCTAGATTTGTCAGAAGTCGAAGCTGGGAGAATGTTTTTACGAATTCAGAAATTCTCGCTGGCGGAACTGGTTGAGCAAACAATCCAAATGCTTCAGGAAAAAGCAGATAGCAAACAAGTTGCGCTCATTCTGGAACTGTTACCCGATCGCTCTCAAAATTTCACCTTTCAAGCTGATCCGCAACGAGTCCAGCAAATTTGCCTCAATCTATTGAGCAATGCGATTAAGTTCACGCCAGCCCAAGGGCGAGTTATTATGCGGGTTCGAGTCAGCGGAGAGACGGCGATTCTACAAGTCGAAGATACAGGAATTGGCATTCCCAATCATCAGCGATCGTTTCTATTCCAAAAGTTTCAACAATTAGATGCGTCGTACCATCGCAAATACGAAGGAACCGGGTTAGGACTCGCATTAACGAAGCAACTCGTAGAACTACACGGCGGTTCGATCGAGGTTGATTCGACGGTCGGCGTAGGCTCAAAATTCACGGTGTTTTTACCCACACAAACGATTTCCGCGATCGAACACGCTCGGCAGGATTAG
- a CDS encoding bacterioferritin — translation MRTLDLEKTTHLLNSIMEAELAGVVRYTHYSLMVTGPNRIPIVEFLKAQASESLLHAQQVGEILTGLEGHPSLKIAPIEETDKHSIYDILLESLNHETAALNLYKQLLDVVEDASIYLEEFTRGMIGQEELHGMELKKMLRDFHPNLN, via the coding sequence ATGCGAACCCTCGATTTAGAAAAAACCACTCATCTGCTGAATTCGATTATGGAAGCAGAGTTAGCGGGTGTGGTGCGATACACACACTATTCGTTGATGGTGACAGGTCCAAATCGAATTCCGATCGTGGAATTTCTCAAAGCCCAAGCCAGCGAATCGCTGCTTCATGCTCAACAAGTCGGGGAAATTCTCACCGGACTCGAAGGACATCCAAGCTTGAAGATTGCCCCGATCGAAGAAACCGATAAGCATTCGATCTACGACATTCTGCTAGAGAGCTTAAACCATGAAACCGCAGCATTGAATCTCTACAAACAATTGTTAGACGTGGTTGAGGATGCCAGCATCTATTTAGAAGAATTCACACGCGGCATGATTGGACAGGAAGAATTGCACGGCATGGAGTTGAAGAAGATGCTGCGTGATTTCCATCCGAATTTAAATTAG
- a CDS encoding glycoside hydrolase family 68 protein → MKIHPFYGRVLRYLEPLPADLKEGAQATMLERSQLRVSHLITSLLRRSRGKLPMVWDPWILKDGDLYRMFYLQGIAGQTPWWFVSNIGGAISTDLEHWKDLGTLLEPNPNQPWEAGRVCAGCAYKEDGIYYLFYSAGGTEMPHLKNEGIGLAVSQDGVKFERVSDRPLLIPDETDPWYARCNSGGHFHWRDPYVFKERDKYYLFICASVRVPGDFQGSVGIAVAERIEGPYKILPPAIDLSESVLENWFYYHLERPQVIYRDGKYHLFFSCFKQFFNRKWLKTQQRVTNSSLYWYISDRVTGPYKPIDPDNFIVKGSEKTGIYGTNFLQISTDPEEFIAYGWYHRLHALEVSKTFRVKWDSPGNTIDSLTIY, encoded by the coding sequence ATGAAGATTCATCCTTTTTATGGACGGGTGCTGAGATATTTAGAACCCTTACCCGCTGATTTGAAAGAAGGTGCTCAGGCAACGATGCTTGAGCGCAGTCAATTGAGAGTCAGCCACCTGATCACAAGCTTGCTGCGTCGATCGCGGGGCAAGCTTCCGATGGTGTGGGACCCGTGGATTCTCAAAGACGGCGATCTGTACCGGATGTTTTATTTGCAAGGCATCGCTGGACAAACTCCGTGGTGGTTTGTGAGTAACATCGGGGGCGCGATTTCAACGGATCTAGAACACTGGAAAGACTTAGGCACACTGCTAGAGCCAAACCCGAATCAGCCTTGGGAAGCGGGGCGAGTCTGTGCAGGCTGCGCTTACAAAGAAGACGGAATCTACTATCTGTTTTACTCAGCAGGTGGAACAGAAATGCCGCACTTGAAAAATGAAGGAATTGGACTCGCCGTTTCTCAAGATGGCGTGAAATTTGAGCGAGTTAGCGATCGACCTCTCCTAATCCCCGATGAAACTGATCCTTGGTATGCTCGCTGCAATTCGGGCGGACATTTTCACTGGCGCGATCCGTATGTGTTTAAAGAGCGCGACAAATATTATTTGTTTATTTGTGCCTCGGTGCGAGTTCCGGGTGATTTTCAGGGCAGTGTTGGAATTGCAGTAGCCGAGCGAATTGAGGGTCCTTATAAAATACTGCCGCCTGCGATCGACCTTTCCGAATCTGTATTAGAAAACTGGTTCTACTATCACTTAGAACGTCCACAAGTCATTTATCGAGACGGAAAATATCATTTATTTTTTTCGTGCTTCAAACAGTTTTTTAATCGGAAATGGCTGAAAACACAGCAGCGTGTCACCAATTCTTCGCTGTACTGGTACATTTCCGATCGCGTGACCGGACCTTACAAACCGATTGATCCCGATAACTTCATCGTTAAAGGTAGCGAAAAAACTGGAATTTACGGCACGAATTTTTTGCAGATTTCAACTGATCCAGAAGAGTTCATCGCTTATGGTTGGTATCATCGTCTGCACGCGCTAGAAGTTTCAAAGACATTCCGCGTGAAGTGGGATAGTCCGGGCAATACGATCGACTCCCTGACGATCTACTAA
- a CDS encoding methyltransferase — translation MTATPTHQASELEAKKQLFDMMLAFVKSQCLYVAARLGIYNLLSDQGEQSLSTIAKTTQTDPERLYFVLRALAHVGVLEEKPDRVFAPTVMSNLMVTNRGASIGHLAMHLLEPAQWNAWNMLEESLHTGEVPFERANGQGVYEFCQGDDWSGDVFIKAMSFFTAHSIEALLDAYDFSRFKTVMDVGGGQGGLIAGIVKRFGCKGILFDVPYVAATAPAYLEQQGVEAGAIDIITGDVFVEIPTGADAIVMKYFISAWNDEDAAKILHNCKKALPPHGRIVLLQAFVPDLDEPKTAPDGIMPGIFAVQINVAVPGGGWRTKKQFQSLFEQCGFRLEQVVDTTTNLSAMEFSIAG, via the coding sequence ATGACAGCTACCCCCACCCACCAAGCCTCAGAACTAGAAGCAAAAAAGCAACTATTTGACATGATGTTGGCGTTTGTTAAAAGCCAGTGTCTCTATGTTGCGGCTCGTTTAGGAATCTATAACCTGCTATCCGACCAAGGAGAGCAAAGCTTAAGCACGATCGCTAAAACGACTCAGACCGATCCAGAGCGACTTTACTTTGTCCTAAGAGCATTGGCGCATGTGGGTGTGCTAGAGGAAAAGCCCGATCGCGTCTTTGCTCCAACGGTCATGTCTAACTTAATGGTGACAAATCGCGGAGCCTCGATCGGGCATTTAGCCATGCACTTACTCGAACCCGCCCAGTGGAATGCTTGGAACATGCTCGAAGAATCGCTGCACACCGGAGAAGTGCCGTTCGAGCGGGCAAATGGTCAGGGCGTTTACGAATTTTGTCAAGGCGATGATTGGAGCGGCGATGTCTTCATTAAAGCAATGAGCTTTTTTACGGCACATTCGATCGAGGCTTTACTTGATGCCTACGACTTCAGCCGCTTTAAAACAGTGATGGATGTTGGCGGCGGACAGGGCGGACTGATTGCTGGAATTGTAAAACGCTTTGGCTGTAAAGGCATTTTGTTTGACGTGCCTTATGTAGCTGCAACGGCTCCCGCTTATTTAGAGCAGCAGGGCGTTGAAGCGGGCGCGATCGACATTATCACCGGAGATGTCTTTGTCGAAATTCCCACCGGAGCAGATGCGATCGTCATGAAGTATTTCATTTCTGCCTGGAACGACGAAGATGCCGCCAAAATTCTACACAACTGCAAAAAAGCCCTACCGCCTCACGGTCGAATTGTGCTGCTCCAGGCGTTTGTGCCAGATCTCGATGAACCCAAAACCGCACCCGATGGCATTATGCCAGGAATTTTTGCTGTGCAGATCAACGTTGCCGTACCTGGTGGTGGCTGGCGCACGAAGAAACAGTTTCAATCGTTGTTTGAGCAGTGCGGCTTTCGGCTTGAACAAGTTGTAGATACGACCACGAATCTTTCGGCAATGGAATTCAGCATCGCAGGCTAA
- a CDS encoding lipopolysaccharide assembly protein LapB, with protein sequence MTKVSQWNAIALIGFCSLPLSVTAAEPPKPPQPDRFSNPLELTTPDPLLPGGLNRPLSESEKQTLRTALDQLNNEASAKLRAGDTIGAFTIWNRELRLRRALGLLEEVQALGRVGDIAWVQNQSVQVRFITNRLSAIQTQLQQPLKNQVALPERAQVLPALGIAFQQVRSPGLALNVYQQMLTEARARQDAVAEVNLLNTIGQLHLSWFDYPNAIATYTELLNLSKSRNDAANVESNLVQLAYTHEQANQPAQAVTFQQQLIDLYQKNPQQALLIAPLQIRQGNNFTTAKQFDAAESAYQSAFERAQSQGQLAYASDALGKLGRLYRSNNRLDAALQVYEYLASVQQQAYDSFGVMEAYDQIGQIQLQRKAATEATNAFRQGLEIAQRLKFKDRVDYFTEQIQKIQASR encoded by the coding sequence ATGACCAAGGTATCTCAATGGAACGCGATCGCACTGATTGGATTTTGCTCGCTCCCACTTAGCGTAACTGCCGCAGAACCCCCAAAACCGCCACAACCCGATCGCTTTTCTAACCCGCTCGAACTGACAACCCCTGATCCGCTGCTCCCCGGTGGTTTGAATCGTCCCCTCTCTGAATCTGAGAAGCAAACGTTACGAACTGCACTCGATCAGTTAAATAATGAAGCGAGTGCGAAATTACGCGCCGGAGATACGATCGGTGCATTCACTATCTGGAATCGAGAACTTCGATTGAGACGAGCGCTCGGATTGCTCGAAGAAGTGCAAGCCCTCGGACGAGTCGGAGACATTGCCTGGGTACAAAATCAATCGGTTCAGGTGCGCTTTATCACGAATCGACTGTCAGCGATTCAAACCCAGCTTCAGCAACCTCTGAAAAATCAAGTGGCTCTACCCGAACGGGCACAGGTTCTTCCAGCGTTAGGAATCGCATTTCAACAAGTCAGATCTCCGGGACTGGCGCTAAATGTTTATCAGCAGATGTTAACCGAAGCGAGAGCGCGTCAAGATGCCGTTGCGGAAGTTAATCTACTCAATACGATCGGGCAACTTCACTTGAGTTGGTTTGATTATCCAAATGCGATCGCGACTTACACCGAACTGCTCAACCTGTCAAAATCCCGCAACGATGCTGCCAACGTCGAATCGAACTTAGTCCAGCTTGCTTACACTCACGAACAAGCCAATCAACCTGCACAAGCCGTTACCTTCCAACAGCAGTTAATCGACCTTTATCAAAAAAATCCGCAGCAAGCGTTACTCATTGCACCGCTCCAGATTCGACAAGGAAATAATTTCACCACTGCAAAACAATTCGATGCCGCAGAAAGCGCATATCAATCCGCCTTTGAACGGGCACAGTCGCAGGGTCAACTTGCCTATGCAAGTGATGCCCTGGGAAAATTGGGGAGATTATATCGATCAAACAATCGACTAGATGCCGCCCTGCAAGTGTATGAATATCTCGCCAGTGTGCAACAGCAAGCTTACGATTCGTTTGGGGTAATGGAAGCGTACGACCAGATTGGACAAATTCAACTCCAGCGAAAAGCGGCGACAGAAGCGACAAATGCGTTTCGTCAGGGGTTAGAAATTGCCCAGCGGTTGAAATTCAAAGACAGAGTAGATTACTTCACCGAACAGATTCAGAAAATCCAGGCATCTCGATAG